The nucleotide window GCCCAGCACCCCCGGGGCGAGCGCGGCCACGCTGCGCATGCCGTCGCGGACCTCGGGCGGGTAGCTGGACTCGATGCCTCGGGTCACCAGCAGCTCGCGGACGACGCGCGGGCCCAGCGCGTCGGGGGTGGCCTGGGCGTTGCCCAGCCCGACCACGAAGACCGTGGCCTGCTCTTCGAGAGGAAGCAGGCTGCGCAGCTCCTCGGCGGTGATCCGCGCCACCGCCTCCTGGATGGCGGGGTTGCGCGCGCGCAGCTCGGCCGCCTCGATGGTGGTGTAGGTGCCCGGCGGCTTGCCGATGCGCCGCGCCGCGGCGGCGTCGCGGACGCGGACGCGGCGGAGATGAACGTGGCCGCGCTCCTCTTCCTGGACCTCGATCCCCTCGTCCCGGCCTTCGCGCGCCAGACGGTCGCGCGCCTCCACGGCCAGGTCGGTGCGGATCTGGCCGAGAAGGCCGAGGCCCTCCAGGGGAGCCTCTCCCATCCGACTCACCCTTTCGGGAAGATAACCGCGGGGGGCCGGGAGCATGCGGATCGTCGCGGGCGAGTGGCGAGGCCGTCGTCTGGCCCGCCCGGCGCCGGCCACGCGGCCGACTTCGGAGCGGGTGCGCGAGGCCGTCTTCGACCTGCTCGAGGCGCGGCGTCCGCCGGCGGCGGCCGTCCTCGACCTCTTCGCGGGCACCGGCGCCCTGGCGCTGGAGGCTCTCAGCCGCGGAGCCGGGCGGGCCGTTCTGGTGGAGGGCGACGCGGCCGCCGCCCGCGTGGTGCGGCGCAACATCGCCCTCTGCGGGGCGGAGGGGCGGGCCCGCCTGCTGGCCATGGACTGGCGCCGGGCGCTGGACCGCCTGGAGCGGGAGGGCGAGCGCTTCGGCCTGGTCTTTCTCGATCCGCCCTACGGGCGCGGTCTCCTGGAGGAAGCCCTGCGCCGGCTGGACGGGGAGGGCGCGGCGCCTTTGCTCGAGCCCGGTGCGCTGCTGGTGGCGGAGCGGGCGCGAGGGGAGGAGTTGCCCCAAGGGGTCGGAAGCTTTATTCGGTTGGACGAACGACGATATGGCGAGACGGTGGTGGCGATCCTGACCCGCGGCTGACCCGCCCGGCGGCGCGGGAGGACGGCTGGGAGGTGCGGCATGCCCAAGGCGCTCTGCCCCGGAAGCTTCGACCCGCTGACCTACGGGCACCTCGACGTGATCGAGCGCGCCGCCCGGGTCTTCGAACAGGTTTACGTCACCATCTTCCAGAACGACGCCAAGGCGCCGCTCTTCACCGTGGAAGAGCGGCTGGAGATGTGCCGGGAGGCGGTGGCCCACCTCCCCAACGTGACGGTTGACGCCTACCACGGCCTTCTGGTGGAGTATGCCAGGAAGCAGGGCGTCGGCATCGTGGTCAAGGGGCTTCGCGCCGTCTCCGACTTCGAATACGAGTTCCAGATGGCCCAGATGAACCGCCGACTAGACGCAGAACTGGAGACCTTCTTCATCATCGCCCGTCCCGAGCACGCCTACCTGAGCTCGAGCATCGTCAAGACCATCGCCCGCTTCGGAGGTTCGGTCAGCGGCCTGGTGCCGCCCCACGTGGAGAGCCGGCTGCTGGGCAAATTCGGAAGGAGCGTCTGACCGTGGAAGAGGATCCCCTCGCCATCCTGGACGAGCTGGAACAGCTGCTCAGCGAGGCCGGTCACGTCCCCCTCACCGGCAGGCTGATGGTCGACGAGGAGGCGGTCTTCGGTCTCCTGGACCGACTGCGCGAGGCGCTGCCGGAGGCGCTCCGCCAGGCGCAGCGCGTGATGCGCGAGCGCGACCGGATCGTCGCCCAGGCCCGCGAGGAGGCCGAGGCGGTGGTGCGCGAGGCGCAGGTCTACGCCGAGAAGCTGGTGCGCGAGTCGGCCATCACCCAGCGCGCCCAGGAAGAGGCCAACCGCATCGTCGAGGAGGCGCGCGCGGTCAGCCGCGAGGTCCGCCTGGGCGCGCGGGAGTACGCCGACGACCTCCTGGCCAAGGTGGAGCGGAACCTGCAGCGCTCGCTGGAGATCGTCGGCCAGGCGCGGGCCGAACTGGCCCCGCCCGCGGAGGCCGCGGCCGCCGCCGAGGAGGCGACCGGCGAGGCGCAGGCGCGCTCCGCGGGGCGGACCGCCGGCGGACGGGCCGAGGGCGGTCCGGCGGGCGCGGCGCCGGGCGAGAACTCCCGGCGCTGAGCCGACGGGGCCGGGGGCCTCCGGGCGCCGGGCGGAGGCGGCTCGCTGGCGCGCGGCGGCGGCCGTAGAATGAGATGGCGGCCGTCGGCGGCGACGCCCGCGAGGCGGAGCCCTTTCCGGCAGGGCCGCCCGGGAGGCGGATCGGTTGGATCTCATCACCCCTTGGCACCTACTGGTCATTCTGATCATCGCCCTGATCGTCTTCGGACCGCGGCGGCTGCCCGAGCTGGGCCGCTCGCTGGGTGACGCCATCCGCGAGTTCCGCAGCGCCACCAGCAACGCCATCAACGCCGCCGGCGAGGCGTCGCGGCCCGCCGCAACAGAGAAGGGCGCCGGCCAGGAGAAGGGCGGCGAGGCGGCCGGCACGCACGAGCGGCAGGGCGCGGACGAGGCCGCCGGGCCGGCGAAGGAGTCCTAGCGGAGCCGGGCGGGGGCGGCGGGGAGAGGGCGGGCGGCGCGCGGAGGCGGGGCCGCCCGTCGCGGCCGCAAAGGCCGCGCGGTGAGGTCCGGCCTTTCCTCGGCGGCCTCCTGGACTCCGCAGCGTGCCACAGCCTGGAATCGCCCCTTGCTTCTCCCGGGCCTCAATCCGACAAGCGCCATCGGGGGACCGGGTGACCTCGGCCGCGACGCTTTCCCGGCGGTCTTGGTCACCCGCCCTGCCGCCGGGGCGGGGGTGCTTTCGCACATGCTCC belongs to Bacillota bacterium and includes:
- a CDS encoding twin-arginine translocase TatA/TatE family subunit, which produces MDLITPWHLLVILIIALIVFGPRRLPELGRSLGDAIREFRSATSNAINAAGEASRPAATEKGAGQEKGGEAAGTHERQGADEAAGPAKES
- the coaD gene encoding pantetheine-phosphate adenylyltransferase; amino-acid sequence: MPKALCPGSFDPLTYGHLDVIERAARVFEQVYVTIFQNDAKAPLFTVEERLEMCREAVAHLPNVTVDAYHGLLVEYARKQGVGIVVKGLRAVSDFEYEFQMAQMNRRLDAELETFFIIARPEHAYLSSSIVKTIARFGGSVSGLVPPHVESRLLGKFGRSV
- the rsmD gene encoding 16S rRNA (guanine(966)-N(2))-methyltransferase RsmD, with the translated sequence MRIVAGEWRGRRLARPAPATRPTSERVREAVFDLLEARRPPAAAVLDLFAGTGALALEALSRGAGRAVLVEGDAAAARVVRRNIALCGAEGRARLLAMDWRRALDRLEREGERFGLVFLDPPYGRGLLEEALRRLDGEGAAPLLEPGALLVAERARGEELPQGVGSFIRLDERRYGETVVAILTRG